The following coding sequences lie in one Lolium perenne isolate Kyuss_39 chromosome 2, Kyuss_2.0, whole genome shotgun sequence genomic window:
- the LOC127334679 gene encoding uncharacterized protein, whose amino-acid sequence MASCGDDFALLRDPAPQPSAQPAPPQAFCFVDAAAAAGSGVAPAQEEGNHSSDRGKAANHSKRRRDRAEEFSDGGEYCSYISGGGGRKGRGGSSDYRKDREEWTDGAISSLLDAYTDRFEQLNRGNLRGRDWEDVAAAVTDGQGKAGGGKSVEQCKNKIDNLKKRYKVECQRISGSSSVSHWPWYKQMEHIIGNSSSPGTPKPAAASNDEKPRQQQQHASKRHPSSGTGAPTMAPCSRSTPPPNPKWKRVLLKIGGTALAGEAPHNVDPKVIMLIAREVQVACRHGIEVAIVIGGRNVFCSDTWVAATGTDRASTHPIGMMAAVMNAVLLQASLEKIGVDTRVQTALMMQEVAEPYIRRRAIRHLEKGRVVIFGGIGAGIGNPLFTTDTAAALRASEINADVVLKGVAGDAEYGCAPRSNSSPLFEHISFRELAARGTSKMDMTAVTCCEENNIPVVIFNILEPGNISKAICGDQVGTLVDQSGRIT is encoded by the exons ATGGCCTCTTGCGGCGACGACTTCGCCCTCCTCCGTGACCCCGCTCCCCAGCCTTCCGCCCAGCCGGCCCCGCCGCAAGCCTTCTGCTTCGTCGACGCCGCCGCGGCCGCGGGCTCCGGCGTGGCGCCGGCCCAGGAGGAGGGCAACCACAGCTCCGACCGCGGGAAGGCGGCCAACCACTCCAAGCGCCGGAGGGACCGCGCGGAGGAGTTCAGCGATGGGGGCGAGTACTGCTCCTacatcagcggcggcggcgggaggaaggGCCGAGGCGGCTCCTCGGACTACCGGAAGGACCGGGAGGAGTGGACGGACGGCGCCATCAGCAGCCTCCTCGACGCCTACACCGACCGCTTCGAGCAGCTCAACCGGGGCAACCTCCGGGGCCGGGACTGggaggacgtcgccgccgccgtcaccgACGGCCAGGGCAAGGCCGGCGGGGGCAAGAGCGTGGAGCAGTGCAAGAACAAGATCGACAACCTCAAGAAGCGCTACAAGGTGGAGTGCCAGCGCATCTCCGGCTCATCCTCGGTAAGCCATTGGCCCTGGTACAAGCAGATGGAGCACATTATTGGCAACTCCTCGTCGCCCGGCACCCCCAAGCCGGCGGCGGCCAGCAACGACGAGAAGccccggcagcagcagcagcacgccaGCAAAAG GCACCCTTCTTCCGGCACTGGCGCCCCTACCATGGCTCCCTGTTCCAGATCAACCCCTCCCCCAAATCCGAAATGGAAAAGGGTGCTTCTCAAGATTGGGGGCACTGCGTTGGCTGGAGAAGCTCCTCATAATGTTGACCCAAAG GTGATCATGCTAATTGCCAGAGAAGTTCAAGTGGCATGCCGCCATGGCATTGAG GTGGCTATTGTCATCGGGGGTCGAAATGTATTCTGCTCTGACACTTGGGTTGCTGCCACAGGCACTGATAGGGCTTCAACACATCCGATTGG AATGATGGCAGCAGTGATGAATGCCGTATTGCTCCAAGCTTCACTAGAAAAGATAGGTGTGGACACACGAGTCCAAACTGCACTGATGATGCAAGAGGTTGCCGAACCGTACATAAGGCGGCGCGCCATACGCCATCTTGAAAAAGGAAGAGTTGTTATCTTTGGTGGAATTGGTGCTGGTATAGGAAATCCACTTTTCACAACAGATACAGCTGCTGCACTGAGAGCTTCTGAAA TCAATGCAGATGTTGTCCTTAAAGGTGTCGCTGGAGATGCTGAATATGGTTGTGCTCCTAGGAGTAACAGCAGTCCACTATTTGAGCACATCTCATTTAGGGAGTTAGCAGCAAGAGGGACCAGCAAGATGGATATGACGGCAGTCACATGTTGCGAGGAGAACAATATTCCTG TTGTCATCTTTAACATATTAGAGCCTGGTAACATCTCCAAAGCTATTTGTGGTGATCAAGTAGGTACATTAGTTGACCAATCAGGAAGGATCACTTAA
- the LOC127330413 gene encoding uncharacterized protein has translation MRRLASLLGCREGEIATSSSSEEREIPEDELILSQGILPKHTSKQAPRSAYQFKPRGKAPNRYTPEDYVNRGKKVVTEEDDGPPRRSALSRMRNDEPFSSDEEEEEEQEEQEQQQQQPRQRTKRMAVRKQPARTARRGRY, from the exons atgcggcggttagccagcttgctaggttgccgggaaggcgaaatcgctacatcttcctcttcagaagagcgggag attcctgaggacgagctaattctgagtcaaggcatacttccaaagcatacctccaagcaagccccacggtcagcttaccagttcaagccaaggggcaaggctccaaaccggtacactccggaagattatgtcaaccgaggaaagaaggttgtcactgaggaggatgacgggccgccgcggagatcagctttgtcgaggatgaggaacgacgagccgttctcttcagatgaggaggaggaggaggagcaggaggagcaggagcagcagcaacaacagccacggcagcggacgaagaggatggccgtccggaagcagcccgcgaggacggcacgtcgaggacgctactag
- the LOC127334680 gene encoding uncharacterized protein gives MPPHVSSFEKGCSGDRQRHEAGLGRELLRGPGQRSASFHGRGPEQRHQLPKQRPKTQPDLLAGMRGRSFRAADTVPEPAAAAAARKTPSKVLVSVAVLRSMWPLHVMAPAEWSVADLVAAAVRLYVKEGRRPLLPSADPAVFGLHYSQFCLESLDPREKVMELGSRSFFLCPRSSSESAIAASSSSCSSAGASRAGGDIQTPTAAGEPPAWLRYMPFWPTM, from the exons ATGCCTCCTCATGTGTCTTCCTTCGAGAAGGGCTGCTCCGGCGACCGGCAGAGGCACGAGGCAGGTCTTGGACGGGAGCTGCTGCGAGGCCCGGGGCAGCGGTCGGCGTCGTTCCACGGGCGCGGTCCGGAGCAGCGGCACCAGCTGCCCAAGCAGAGGCCCAAGACGCAGCCGGACCTGCTCGCCGGCATGAGGGGCAGGAGCTTCCGCGCCGCGGACACCGTGCCGGAgccggccgcggcggcggcggcccggaaGACGCCGAGCAAGGTGCTGGTGAGCGTGGCCGTGCTGCGGAGCATGTGGCCGCTGCACGTGATGGCGCCGGCGGAGTGGAGCGTGGCGGACCTCGTGGCCGCCGCCGTTCGGCTCTACGTCAAGGAAGGCAGGCGGCCCCTGCTGCCGTCGGCCGACCCGGCGGTCTTCGGCCTGCACTACTCCCAGTTCTGCTTGGAGA GTCTGGACCCAAGGGAGAAGGTGATGGAGCTAGGGTCCCGGAGCTTCTTCCTGTGCCCCAGGTCTTCGTCGGAAAGTGCCATCGCCGCCTCATCTTCTTCTTGCTCGTCCGCCGGAGCAAGCAGGGCCGGCGGCGACATCCAGACCCCAACGGCAGCAGGCGAGCCACCAGCTTGGCTGCGTTACATGCCATTCTGGCCAACCATGTAG